One stretch of Leishmania braziliensis MHOM/BR/75/M2904 complete genome, chromosome 6 DNA includes these proteins:
- a CDS encoding putative 5'-3' exonuclease, translating to MGVPKFFRWAAERFPSIITPFKDSPPPVDNLYLDINGIIHNCTHPNDVDATRRSPTEKEMIQAMFIYLEKLFNAIQPRKYFLLAVDGVAPRAKMNQQRQRRYRAGYEMMVAREEALAMGEEVPEEKDMFDSNCITPGTPFMVRVSTEFQYFITMKLSTDPAWQRCEIIFSGHDCPGEGEHKIVDFIRRRKMQPNYDPNETHCMYGLDADLVMLALATHEPHFVLLREVVTFGPGSRKERERQEEDEAKGLVKDKAYHKADEFVLLHISVFRDYLQLEVKDYLAKSKSSTKIDFERIIDDFVFMCFFIGNDFLPTLPTIGINDGSIPVLLRLYVDNLLSKNRYLTHKGEIDWRNAEVWLNEVGKLEFETLRRRQQEEAEYQKNRARRDPTHEVDTTSAMPITSILEFKQRYYGEKHGFVGGWDANSEDMRRLREHYVEGLMWVMHYYYQGVPSWKWFFPHYYAPMASDLVNLPGISARVTFEVGKPFQPHQQLLAVLPPMSYLSMPKAYWSLLRSPSSPLAKYLPEHIVIDREGARAPWEGIVLIPFIDERTLLAAYESVQQNVSPEDAANNVNGPPLRFRYDGKMTPYELEDQMFGSLRNVFVRRETYAFPPIDKFIPQLCPGVHVGTQQLEGFSTLQSKRDLIQTIFEAGVVTIFGRPTKNDSLILQMRDFFKAKSIDQVATLVGKEVLVGFPHYKRARVACVKDVHKCITALYSKEGTFSGTEEHKNNRDESAAFLREAETHARFMKSQLGLAVEQVHVLVYVHRFNGMQVTRKGRIERHFSTTWTCYPIHLICTLESIDMREDSRYVERYRSEGDSAFGARCVYIGPQPKSKKSQVDVYGCCGTVLTTGQHDTATQQGDQLTVRLKVFQEPLRLPEELLQFAALRNWTALPQVAASLDILPHTLTSICSSLVTSPQFGSRELGLCLKFSGRCIAKVGYAKLVQHNFNPWYVGNKDIFSRMEKDTEDIGYHLEMGEKGDFAGNSSNNRGGSGTWYFSRDAQELIHDYVKRFRPLIQYIEAGGVNSRSLEPQQFLTGKWRDKDAAEVLTDIETFLIESGLRETPMITATEEAFPQQLLEQLEMSLQEQQSRSFKELSLRQVSRNQLYFPVTYSSSGHLVPLPLPKEQTFSLGSRVTNCRATGTVPFGMQGTIVRLLASGREAEVVYDTPFTGGTRLDGRLKDTRAAITKLSALLVLKSTDAPQPQPEAQAQPQSQPDMRAASTASTDGSARLRELEFLLQANGIHIDPSGKSTGSPPSLPAAFQNPATTAARAGLADSGASHSLTAGASASVVPRPRSAAAPEQTPASATPGKRSTPASATAHLFSSASSLASATGESHTSPASLKITAAPGSSGISLQDLAKHLPTSTSQLSPVRVASPASHAPALTAAAATTTTAPTGITIPAPKSAQQHQHSPQPVSPPPPAPATAAAASVGTASLHPSNESKEASPGLTTCPKPRSLHVIPGDFLSGQFKIKYTNTGSLFRSWLNTFTAEAVSKTLAELEAGENANPT from the coding sequence ATGGGTGTTCCCAAATTCTTCCGCTGGGCGGCGGAGCGCTTCCCCTCCATCATCACCCCTTTCAAGGACTCGCCACCACCGGTAGACAACCTCTACCTCGATATCAACGGTATCATCCACAACTGCACGCACCCGAACGATGTAGACGCAACGCGGCGCAGCCCGACAGAGAAGGAGATGATTCAGGCTATGTTCATCTATCTCGAGAAGCTCTTCAATGCCATCCAGCCGCGCAAGTACTTCCTGCTTGCCGTCGATGGTGTTGCGCCGCGCGCGAAAATGAATcaacagcgccagcgccgctacCGCGCCGGTTACGAGATGATGGTcgcgcgcgaggaggcgctcgCAATGGGTGAAGAGGTGCCGGAGGAGAAGGACATGTTCGACAGCAACTGCATCACTCCTGGTACCCCATTCATGGTGCGTGTGAGCACGGAGTTTCAGTATTTCATCACAATGAAGCTGTCCACCGATCCGGCGTGGCAGAGGTGCGAGATCATCTTCTCCGGCCACGACTGCCCTGGTGAGGGCGAGCACAAGATCGTTGATTTCATCCGCCGGCGGAAGATGCAGCCTAACTACGACCCCAACGAGACCCATTGCATGTACGGCCTCGATGCCGATCTCGTCATGCTGGCGCTCGCCACACACGAGCCACACTTTGTactgctgcgcgaggtcGTCACGTTCGGTCCCGGCTCTCGCAAGGAGCGGGAGCGgcaagaggaggatgaggcaAAAGGCCTCGTGAAGGACAAAGCGTACCACAAGGCGGACGAGTTTGTGCTGCTACACATCAGCGTATTCCGCGACTACCTCCAACTAGAGGTGAAGGACTACCTGGCAAAGTCGAAGAGCAGCACAAAAATCGACTTTGAGCGCATCATTGACGACTTCGTCTTCATGTGCTTCTTCATTGGTAATGACTTTCTGCCGACACTGCCGACCATCGGCATCAACGATGGCAGCATACCAGTGCTCCTGCGCCTCTACGTGGATAACTTGCTCAGTAAGAACAGGTACTTGACGCACAAGGGTGAGATCGACTGGCGCAACGCCGAGGTGTGGCTGAACGAGGTGGGCAAGCTCGAGTTCGagacgctgcgccgccgtcagcaggaggaggcggagtaCCAGAAGAACCGCGCTCGCCGTGACCCCACCCACGAGGTGGACACCACCTCCGCGATGCCTATTACATCGATCCTGGAGTTCAAGCAACGCTACTACGGTGAGAAGCACGGCTTCGTTGGCGGCTGGGACGCGAACAGTGAAGACATGCGCCGACTGCGGGAACACTACGTGGAGGGGCTCATGTGGGTTATGCATTACTACTATCAAGGCGTGCCTTCATGGAAGTGGTTCTTTCCGCACTACTACGCACCCATGGCGAGTGACCTCGTGAACCTCCCCGGCATCTCTGCCCGCGTGACGTTTGAGGTCGGCAAGCCCTTCCAGCCGCACCAGCAACTGCTGGCCGTGCTGCCGCCCATGTCATACTTGTCCATGCCCAAGGCCTACTGGTCTTTGCTACGCAGCCCGAGTAGCCCACTTGCCAAGTACTTGCCAGAGCACATCGTCATTGACCGCGaaggcgcgcgtgcgccGTGGGAGGGAATTGTGCTCATTCCATTCATCGACGAGCGCACGCTGCTCGCCGCTTACGAGTCTGTGCAGCAAAACGTCAGTCCTGAGGACGCCGCGAACAACGTAAAtgggccgccgctgcggttcCGCTATGACGGCAAGATGACGCCGTACGAGCTGGAGGATCAGATGTTCGGCTCTCTCCGGAACGTCTTCGTGAGGCGCGAGACGTACGCGTTTCCTCCCATCGACAAGTTTATCCCACAGCTGTGCCCCGGCGTGCACGTCGGCACGCAGCAGCTTGAGGGTTTCAGCACCCTGCAGTCGAAGCGCGACCTCATCCAGACGATCTTCGAGGCCGGAGTCGTGACGATCTTTGGCCGTCCCACCAAGAACGACAGCCTCATCCTGCAGATGCGCGACTTCTTCAAGGCCAAATCGATCGACCAGGTGGCAACGCTCGTCGGCAAGGAGGTACTCGTCGGCTTCCCGCATTACAAGCGCGCCCGTGTCGCCTGCGTGAAGGATGTGCACAAGTGCATCACTGCCTTATACAGCAAGGAGGGCACCTTCAGCGGCACCGAGGAGCACAAGAACAACCGCGACGAGTCGGCTGCTTTCCTGAGGGAGGCGGAAACGCACGCGCGTTTTATGAAGTCACAGCTGGGCCTCGCCGTGGAGCAGGTCCACGTTCTTGTGTACGTGCACCGCTTTAATGGAATGCAAGTGACGCGCAAAGGCCGCATTGAGCGGCACTTTTCGACCACCTGGACGTGCTACCCAATCCATCTTATCTGCACCCTGGAGAGCATCGACATGAGGGAGGACAGCCGCTACGTCGAGCGCTACCGCAGCGAAGGGGACAGCGCATTCGGTGCCCGTTGCGTCTACATTGGCCCGCAGCCCAAGTCAAAGAAGTCGCAGGTGGACGTgtacggctgctgcggcacagtTTTGACGACTGGCCAGCACGAcacggcgacgcagcagggCGATCAGCTGACAGTGCGCCTCAAGGTGTTTCaggagccgctgcggctgccggaGGAACTGCTGCAgttcgctgcgctgcgcaactggacagcgctgccgcaggtggcggccagTCTCGACATTTTACCGCACACCCTCACGAGCATCTGCAGCTCCCTCGTCACATCACCGCAGTTTGGCTCTCGCGAGCTAGGGCTGTGCCTAAAGTTCTCCGGGCGGTGCATTGCCAAGGTTGGGTATGCGAAGCTGGTCCAGCACAACTTCAACCCATGGTACGTGGGGAACAAGGACATCTTCTCTCGCATGGAAAAGGACACGGAGGACATCGGTTACCATTTGGAGATGGGCGAGAAGGGCGACTTCGCGGGCAATTCGAGCAACAATCGTGGTGGTAGCGGCACGTGGTACTTCTCCCGCGACGCGCAGGAGCTGATCCACGACTACGTGAAGCGGTTCCGTCCACTCATCCAGTACATCGAGGCAGGTGGCGTAAACTCACGCAGCCTTGAGCCACAGCAGTTTCTGACGGGAAAGTGGCGCGACAAGGACGCGGCCGAGGTGCTAACAGATATTGAGACGTTCTTGATCGAGTCAGGGCTGCGCGAAACGCCGATGATTACGGCTACGGAGGAGGCCTttccgcagcagctgctcgagcagctcgagatgtcgctgcaggagcagcagagccgCAGCTTCAAGGAGCTCTCGCTTCGGCAGGTGAGCCGCAACCAGCTTTACTTTCCTGTCACTTACAGCAGTAGCGGCCATCTCGTGCCGCTTCCGCTGCCGAAGGAGCAAACCTTCTCTCTGGGCTCGCGGGTCACGAACTGCCGCGCCACGGGCACTGTTCCCTTCGGCATGCAGGGCACGATCGTGCGCCTGCTGGCCAGCGGCAGGGAGGCTGAGGTCGTGTATGATACCCCCTTCACAGGAGGCACTCGACTTGATGGCCGCCTCAAGGACACTcgcgccgccatcaccaaGCTGTCGGCGCTTCTCGTGCTCAAGTCGACGGATGCACCGCAACCACAGCCCGAAGCCCAAGCCCAGCCGCAGTCGCAGCCTGACATGAGGGCCGCTTCAACCGCCTCTACGGACGGGTCAGCGAGGTTGAGGGAGCTCGAattcctcctgcaggcgaACGGCATTCACATAGACCCATCGGGCAAATCCACGGGGTCTCCACCATCGCTGCCTGCGGCGTTTCAGAACCCCGCGACTACCGCGGCTCGCGCTGGCCTGGCCGATTCTGGTGCCAGCCATAGCCTCACCGCCGGTGCTAGTGCAAGCGTTGTGCCGCGGCCGCGCAGTGCGGCTGCACCGGAGCAGACGCCGGCGTCAGCGACACCAGGCAAGCGCTCTAcccccgcctccgccaccgcccaTTTGTTCTCCAGCGCGTCTTCATTGGCGTCGGCTACAGGAGAGTCCCACACCAGTCCCGCGAGCCTCAAAATCACGGCTGCCCCGGGGAGCAGCGGGATCAGCCTCCAGGACTTGGCCAAACACTtgcccacctccacctcccagCTCTCGCCCGTCAGGGTCGCCTCGCCGGCTAGTCACGCTCCAGCGTtgactgcggctgcggcaacgacgacaacggcgcCTACCGGCATCACCATCCCTGCACCCAAgtctgcacagcagcaccaacactCGCCGCAGCCTGtttcgcctccgccacctgcgccagcgactgcagcggcagcgtcggtggGGACGGCCTCGCTGCACCCAAGCAACGAGTCGAAGGAGGCGTCTCCTGGCTTGACCACGTGCCCCAAGCCGCGCAGCCTGCACGTCATCCCGGGGGACTTCCTGAGTGGGCAGTTCAAGATCAAGTACACGAACACAGGCTCGTTGTTCCGCAGCTGGCTCAACACTTtcacggcggaggcggtgagcAAGACCCTCGCCGAGCTTGAGGCAGGGGAGAATGCGAATCCCACGTGA
- a CDS encoding putative ribonuclease H1 — MTSPSGTFVVVYVDGACSHNGTSQARAGYGGYYGSLSDPRNFSCAVPLTESQTNNRGELRAVIHAIVQAFIDAGAPADALEATHRVDPSAWPLSDFSRPLLHLIIYTDSRYVIDGLTRHAKAWVQNGFLLSTKGPVQNQDLWKQLIRLRDRYNTLYARQQYDQQRTQRWHGEHCGEADLVEPLRHTCHNTHNNKSEGIELIHVRGHSKVHGNEMADSLAVSGSRRHTL; from the coding sequence atgaCAAGCCCATCCGGGACTTTCGTGGTGGTCTACGTGGACGGTGCGTGCAGCCACAATGGCACTTCTCAAGCGCGGGCTGGCTACGGTGGGTACTACGGCTCCCTGTCAGATCCCCGCAACTTCTCGTGTGCGGTGCCGCTGACGGAGTCTCAGACGAACAACCGTGGAGAGCTGCGCGCTGTCATACACGCGATTGTTCAGGCGTTCATCGATGCCGGCGCCCCTGCAgatgcgctggaggcgacCCACCGCGTCGACCCATCCGCGTGGCCCCTCAGCGACTTCTCACGACCACTTCTGCATCTTATCATCTACACAGACAGCCGCTACGTCATTGACGGGCTCACCCGGCACGCGAAGGCGTGGGTGCAGAATGGTTTTCTGCTGTCGACGAAGGGGCCAGTGCAGAACCAAGACCTGTGGAAGCAACTGATCCGGCTGCGCGACCGGTACAACACGCTTTACGCGAGGCAGCAGTAcgaccagcagcgcacgcagcgaTGGCACGGCGAGCACTGCGGCGAGGCAGACCTCGTagagccgctgcggcacacgTGCCACAACACCCACAACAACAAGAGTGAAGGCATTGAGCTGATTCACGTGCGAGGCCACTCGAAGGTGCACGGCAACGAGATGGCCGACTCGCTGGCGGTGAGTGGGTCTCGACGGCACACACTGTAG
- a CDS encoding MYND finger domain-like protein yields the protein MVLHIYHVTVGEKEFQFSTNIDKRTQETYRRDVNKAIEEVSSTILEQLTGGDALCCTCKAAPATRLIHHTMLFAETFPPRVEDLPQQVCNSSNCEAVAKASYLMDMEDATMAQGMVSPNGCFHCHKGVRSAASAAAAAATTTAVPLQRCSRCKVAKYCSVECQKADWKVHKGVCTPAQVK from the coding sequence ATGGTGCTCCACATCTACCACGTCACCGTAGGGGAGAAGGAGTTCCAGTTTTCTACCAACATCGACAAGCGCACGCAGGAGACGTATCGGCGTGATGTGAACAAGGCCATCGAGGAAGTCAGTTCCACCATTCTCGAGCAGCTGACCGGCGGAGatgcgctgtgctgcacaTGCAAggcagcgccggcgacgcGGCTGATTCACCACACGATGCTCTTCGCCGAGACCTTCCCCCCACGTGTGGAAgacctgccgcagcaggtgTGCAACTCCTCCAACTGCGAAGCAGTGGCGAAGGCGAGTTACCTGATGGACATGGAAGATGCCACCATGGCCCAGGGGATGGTGAGCCCCAACGGGTGCTTTCACTGTCACAAAGGGGTGCGAAGCGCTGCttcggccgctgctgctgctgcgacgacgacggcagtACCACTTCAGCGCTGCAGTCGATGCAAGGTGGCCAAGTATTGCAGCGTCGAGTGCCAGAAGGCGGACTGGAAGGTGCACAAGGGGGTGTGTACTCCCGCGCAGGTGAAGTGA